A region of the Acinetobacter defluvii genome:
GACGAAAAATTTGCCAAAATGCTCATGGAAAAAGCCCATATTAAAGTGCTACCGGGACGTTATCTGTCACGAGATACTGAACAAGGTAATCCAGGGGAAAACCATGTGCGTATGGCATTGGTGGCGGACATTCAACAATGTGAACAAGTCATTCAGCGCTTAAAAGCCATTTTATAATTTTGCGAATTTAACATTATTTTTAATATTTCACGCTAAAACTATTCATACTAAAAAATCCTCGACCTGTCGAGGATTTTTTTATTTCCAAAAGGGTTACACAACCCATAAACATTTTTAAAAAATATGTCTATACTGCTAAAATGTAAATAAATCTGATAAGAAACACAATGAATCACTCAGAACCACCTGTTCATCAGCGTTTTAGCCGAAAACACTGGCTCATTTTAGCAACACTCATCCTTGTTATTTTAGCGCTTATTTGGTTTTGGCAATCTAAGGGTAAAAAAACTGAAAAAACGGTTTCTCAACCAAAATCGGCAAGCACCCAACCCAAAGCAGCACTGACTGTTACGGTTATTCAACCTGAGCGACAAAACTGGCAGCAAAAACTGACTGCAAATGGCAATATTGCCGCTTGGCAAGAAGTGGTGATCGGCAGCGAGCTGTCGGGGCAACGGATCACCAAAGTTTATGTTAATGTTGGTGATCAAGTAAAACGTGGGCAAGTGCTGGCTGAAATTAACAGTGACAGTATTCGTGCAGAATTAGCCACCGCTAAAGCCAATTATAAAGAAGCACAAGCGGTACTCAACGATGCAGTGATTAACAATCAACGTATTCAACAACTGCGAAATACGGGTGCGATTTCCGCACAAGAAGCCACTCAATATCAAACCTCACAATCAACAGCTCAAGCGCGTTTAGAAGCCTCAGATGCACAAATCAAAAGCAATGAGTTACGCTTAGCGCAAACACGTGTAGTTGCTCCTGACAATGGTGTCATTTCTGCACGTTCAGCCACTGTGGGTTCACTGGCACAAACAGGACAAGAGCTTTTCCGTCTCATCCGTGATCATCGTCTGGAATGGCGTGCTGAAGTTACAACCACGGATCTATACAAACTTAAACAAGGCATGACGGCCAAAATCATTTCACCTGATCCAAATCAAAATGCAGTGACAGGCACAGTCCGCATGATTGCTCCTGTGATCGACCCACAAACTCGCTATGGTTTGGTTTATGTCGATTTACCCCTTACGCAAGCAGTGCGCATGGGCATGTTCGTCAAAGGTGAATTCGAGCTCGGCGAACAATCTGCGCTCACCATTCCACAGTCTGCACTCTTACTGCGTGATGGTTTTTCTTATGTGTTTATCGTGCAGCAGAATAATCGTGTGAAGCAGCAGAAAGTCAGTGTTGGACGTCGCCAAAATGATTTGGTTGAAATTTTAGATTTGCCTGAAAATGTCAAATTGGTTGCTTCAGGAACGGGATTCTTAGCGGATGGTGATTTAGTCAAAGTGGCTGCTAATATTCCTGAAACTCCATTAAGCAAGCAACTTGCGCCCCATCAGGAGAATTAAATATGAATTTTTCTGCGTGGTCGATCCGTAATCCTATTCCTGCGATTTTACTATTTATTATGATGGGGTTGGCAGGATTGATGTGCTTTCACTGGATGAAAGTTCAACAATTCCCTGATATTGAACTGCCTATGGTGACTGTGACTGCAACTTTGCCAGGTGCTGCTCCCCCACAACTTGAAACTGAAGTAGCACGCAAAATCGAAAACTCGATCGCCACCATTCAAGGTTTAAAAAACCAATATGCCAATATTCAAGATGGTGTGGTCACCATTACTGCAGAATTTCAACTTGAAAAACCATTACAAGAAGCAGTTGATGATGTTCGAAATGCGGTATCACAAGTACGTTCAGACTTACCCACAGATGTACGTGATCCTATTGTCAGCAAAATCAACTTATCAGGTTCACCGATTTTAACCTATGCAATCCAATCTCCAAGTATGGACGAAGAAGCCTTATCTTGGTTTGTCGACTACGACATTACACGTGCCATGCTGCAAGTCAAAGGCGTCGGTGCAGTCTCTCGTGTTGGCGGTGTGACACGCCAAGTTGAAGTTGAAATTCAACCTGAAAAATTATTGGCATTGAATGCCACAGCGACTGATATTACTCGCCAACTGCGTTTAACCCAACAAGATGCTTCAGGTGGTCAAACTAAAATTGGCGGCAGTGAACAGTCCATTCGTACCATTGCGACAGTCAAAACAGCCGATGAAATCGCAGCCATGGACATCGCCTTAAGTGATGGACGGCATATCCGTTTAGATCAAGTTGCCACAGTCAAAGACAGTTTTGCTGAACGGCGCTCAGCAGCATTGTTAAACGGTCAACCTGTGATCGGTTTTGAAATTACTCGAAGTAAAGGTGCGAGCGAAGTAGATGTCGAAAAGGGTGTGATTGACGCTTTAGATAAGCTTAAAGCAGCACATCCCGACCTAAAGATCACCCCAGCATTTAACTTTGTAACACCTGTTGTCGATAACTATAAAGGTTCAATGTCACTACTTTATGAAGGTGCCATTTTAGCTGTTTTGGTGGTGTGGCTATTTTTAAGAGATTGGCGAGCAACGATTATTGCAGCTACTGCCCTTCCCTTATCGATTTTACCTGCTTTGATCGGCATGTATTATTTAGGTTTTACACTCAACATGGTGACATTGCTGGCCATGT
Encoded here:
- a CDS encoding efflux RND transporter periplasmic adaptor subunit: MNHSEPPVHQRFSRKHWLILATLILVILALIWFWQSKGKKTEKTVSQPKSASTQPKAALTVTVIQPERQNWQQKLTANGNIAAWQEVVIGSELSGQRITKVYVNVGDQVKRGQVLAEINSDSIRAELATAKANYKEAQAVLNDAVINNQRIQQLRNTGAISAQEATQYQTSQSTAQARLEASDAQIKSNELRLAQTRVVAPDNGVISARSATVGSLAQTGQELFRLIRDHRLEWRAEVTTTDLYKLKQGMTAKIISPDPNQNAVTGTVRMIAPVIDPQTRYGLVYVDLPLTQAVRMGMFVKGEFELGEQSALTIPQSALLLRDGFSYVFIVQQNNRVKQQKVSVGRRQNDLVEILDLPENVKLVASGTGFLADGDLVKVAANIPETPLSKQLAPHQEN